The Uloborus diversus isolate 005 unplaced genomic scaffold, Udiv.v.3.1 scaffold_643, whole genome shotgun sequence genome has a window encoding:
- the LOC129233709 gene encoding histone H1.M6.2-like, protein MPQGSRAKASKASPKKPKITKVSKKGSRVTKKTPKKTANERKKLQKALETSIKTDIENEIRTKAGGSGAAAKKKPAAKPKAKGKGKKK, encoded by the exons ATGCCTCAAGGATCTCGTGCGAAAGCATCTAAAGCCTCTCCAAAGAAACCGAAGATCACAAAAGTTTCCAAAAAGG GGAGCAGAGTCACAAAGAAGACTCCTAAAAAGACtgcaaatgaaagaaagaaattacaaaaa GCTTTGGAAACAAGCATAAAAACCGACATTGAGAATGAAATAAGAACCAAAGCTGGTGGCTCTGGTGCAGCTGCCAAGAAAAAACCAGCAGCCAAACCAAAAGCCAAGGGCaaagggaaaaagaaataa